The following coding sequences lie in one Primulina huaijiensis isolate GDHJ02 chromosome 2, ASM1229523v2, whole genome shotgun sequence genomic window:
- the LOC140961999 gene encoding RHOMBOID-like protein 1 isoform X1: protein MTPQDIQIRVHARRGSNMIHPVSLESPQPAATPNPNVVNYREVKHFKKWVPWLIPSFVIANTVMFVITMYVNNCPKNSISCAARFMGRFSFQPFSENPLLGPSSSALEKMGALDVGKVVHKHEGWRLMTCIWLHGGIFHLLANMLGLLVIGVGLEQEFGFVRIGLIYLISGLGGSLLSALFIQTNISVGASGALFGLLGGMLSELITNWSIYVNKVAAFLTLVLIIAINLALGILPHVDNFAHIGGFLSGFLLGFVFLIRPQFGWVTQRYASPGYSSTPSSPKFKAYQCILWLVSLILLIVGITVGMVILFRGVDLNDRCSWCHYLSCVPTSRWSCNTQPVSCQAEQTGSRYTLTCSDSSKSRTYSLLNPTATQIQGLCAQLCR, encoded by the exons ATGACTCCGCAAGATATCCAAATACGAGTCCACGCACGGCGGGGAAGCAACATGATCCACCCTGTCTCGCTGGAGTCACCACAGCCCGCCGCAACCCCGAACCCGAACGTCGTTAATTACCGAGAAGTAAAGCATTTTAAGAAATGGGTTCCCTGGTTGATACCTTCCTTTGTGATAGCAAACACCGTGATGTTTGTCATCACCATGTATGTGAATAATTGCCCCAAGAATTCGATTTCTTGCGCTGCCAGGTTTATGGGAAGGTTTTCTTTTCAGCCATTTAGTGAAAATCCTCTTCTTGGGCCATCTTCTTCAGC GTTAGAGAAGATGGGAGCCTTAGACGTTGGTAAAGTCGTCCACAAACATGAAGGTTGGCGGCTTATGACTTGTATCTGGTTACATGGTGGAATTTTTCACTTACTTGCCAACATGCTTGGTCTTTTAGTTATCGGTGTCGGGCTCGAACAGGAATTTGGATTTG TGCGTATTGGCTTGATTTATCTTATATCTGGACTTGGTGGTAGCTTGCTATCTGCTCTCTTTATTCAGACAAACATATCTGTTGGGGCTTCTGGTGCACTTTTTGGATTATTGGGAGGAATGCTTTCCGAGCTTATCACTAACTGGTCTATATATGTAAACAAG GTAGCGGCTTTCTTGACCCTAGTGCTAATTATCGCAATCAATCTGGCCTTAGGGATTCTTCCACATGTTGACAATTTCGCTCATATTGGAGGGTTTTTATCAGGATTCCTTCTTGGTTTTGTGTTCTTGATCCGCCCCCAGTTTGGGTGGGTAACTCAGAGATATGCTTCTCCTGGATATTCCTCAACACCAAGTAGTCCTAAATTTAAGGCCTATCAATGCATACTTTGGTTGGTCTCTTTGATCCTTCTGATCGTTGG GATCACTGTTGGCATGGTCATACTGTTTCGTGGAGTTGATTTGAATGATCGTTGTTCGTGGTGCCATTATCTAAGTTGTGTTCCTACTTCGAGATGGAGCTGCAACACGCAGCCTGTTTCGTGCCAG GCTGAGCAAACCGGAAGCCGATATACATTGACTTGTTCAGACAGCAGCAAAAGCAGAACATATTCCCTGTTGAATCCGACAGCAACCCAGATCCAGGGCTTATGTGCGCAGCTCTGTAGATGA
- the LOC140961999 gene encoding RHOMBOID-like protein 1 isoform X2 codes for MTPQDIQIRVHARRGSNMIHPVSLESPQPAATPNPNVVNYREVKHFKKWVPWLIPSFVIANTVMFVITMYVNNCPKNSISCAARFMGRFSFQPFSENPLLGPSSSALEKMGALDVGKVVHKHEVRIGLIYLISGLGGSLLSALFIQTNISVGASGALFGLLGGMLSELITNWSIYVNKVAAFLTLVLIIAINLALGILPHVDNFAHIGGFLSGFLLGFVFLIRPQFGWVTQRYASPGYSSTPSSPKFKAYQCILWLVSLILLIVGITVGMVILFRGVDLNDRCSWCHYLSCVPTSRWSCNTQPVSCQAEQTGSRYTLTCSDSSKSRTYSLLNPTATQIQGLCAQLCR; via the exons ATGACTCCGCAAGATATCCAAATACGAGTCCACGCACGGCGGGGAAGCAACATGATCCACCCTGTCTCGCTGGAGTCACCACAGCCCGCCGCAACCCCGAACCCGAACGTCGTTAATTACCGAGAAGTAAAGCATTTTAAGAAATGGGTTCCCTGGTTGATACCTTCCTTTGTGATAGCAAACACCGTGATGTTTGTCATCACCATGTATGTGAATAATTGCCCCAAGAATTCGATTTCTTGCGCTGCCAGGTTTATGGGAAGGTTTTCTTTTCAGCCATTTAGTGAAAATCCTCTTCTTGGGCCATCTTCTTCAGC GTTAGAGAAGATGGGAGCCTTAGACGTTGGTAAAGTCGTCCACAAACATGAAG TGCGTATTGGCTTGATTTATCTTATATCTGGACTTGGTGGTAGCTTGCTATCTGCTCTCTTTATTCAGACAAACATATCTGTTGGGGCTTCTGGTGCACTTTTTGGATTATTGGGAGGAATGCTTTCCGAGCTTATCACTAACTGGTCTATATATGTAAACAAG GTAGCGGCTTTCTTGACCCTAGTGCTAATTATCGCAATCAATCTGGCCTTAGGGATTCTTCCACATGTTGACAATTTCGCTCATATTGGAGGGTTTTTATCAGGATTCCTTCTTGGTTTTGTGTTCTTGATCCGCCCCCAGTTTGGGTGGGTAACTCAGAGATATGCTTCTCCTGGATATTCCTCAACACCAAGTAGTCCTAAATTTAAGGCCTATCAATGCATACTTTGGTTGGTCTCTTTGATCCTTCTGATCGTTGG GATCACTGTTGGCATGGTCATACTGTTTCGTGGAGTTGATTTGAATGATCGTTGTTCGTGGTGCCATTATCTAAGTTGTGTTCCTACTTCGAGATGGAGCTGCAACACGCAGCCTGTTTCGTGCCAG GCTGAGCAAACCGGAAGCCGATATACATTGACTTGTTCAGACAGCAGCAAAAGCAGAACATATTCCCTGTTGAATCCGACAGCAACCCAGATCCAGGGCTTATGTGCGCAGCTCTGTAGATGA